In one window of Streptomyces sp. FXJ1.172 DNA:
- a CDS encoding DUF5304 domain-containing protein encodes MSEERPASDSHEEKAYGKQGRATDADAWATACAEDLAAEKARRRAGHGPQPGSAAEELKKFVDTVADKLSGLQSPLLGGLAGPAAQQMVRQVVQQAKAAVEPVVERNPDVFDHLAAAGGELLAAYRSAVQGQERRWTARTAEDLTRERPEDPGDRRERRDPGEGTGPGERIDLD; translated from the coding sequence ATGAGCGAAGAGCGCCCCGCATCCGACTCGCACGAGGAAAAGGCATACGGGAAACAGGGCCGGGCGACCGACGCCGACGCCTGGGCCACCGCCTGTGCCGAGGACCTCGCCGCCGAGAAGGCCCGCCGCCGCGCCGGGCACGGCCCGCAGCCCGGCTCGGCCGCCGAGGAACTGAAGAAGTTCGTGGACACGGTGGCCGACAAGCTCTCCGGCCTGCAGTCACCCCTCCTCGGCGGCCTCGCCGGACCGGCCGCCCAGCAGATGGTGCGCCAGGTCGTACAGCAGGCCAAGGCCGCCGTCGAGCCCGTCGTGGAGCGCAACCCGGACGTCTTCGACCACCTGGCCGCGGCCGGCGGCGAGCTGCTCGCCGCCTACCGGTCCGCCGTCCAGGGCCAGGAGCGCCGCTGGACCGCCCGCACGGCCGAGGACCTGACCCGCGAGCGGCCCGAGGACCCGGGCGACCGGCGCGAGCGCCGGGACCCGGGCGAGGGCACAGGTCCGGGGGAGCGGATCGACCTGGACTGA
- a CDS encoding ROK family glucokinase, whose product MGLTIGVDIGGTKIAAGVVDEEGNILSTHKVPTPGTPEAIVDAIASAVEGARAGHEIVGVGIGAAGYVNRQRSTVYFAPNIDWRQEPLKEKVEARVGLPVVVENDANAAAWGEYKFGAGKGHRNVICITLGTGLGGGIIIGNKLRRGHFGVAAEFGHIRMVPDGLLCGCGSQGCWEQYASGRALVRYAKQRANATPEHAELLLSLGDGTPEGIEGKHISMAARQGDPVAVDSYRELARWAGAGLADLASLFDPSAFIVGGGLSDEGELVLDPIRKSYKRWLVGGNWRPVADVIAAQLGNKAGLVGAADLAREPDPIM is encoded by the coding sequence ATGGGACTCACCATCGGCGTCGACATCGGCGGCACCAAGATTGCGGCCGGCGTGGTCGACGAGGAAGGAAACATCCTCTCGACCCACAAGGTGCCGACCCCGGGCACGCCCGAGGCGATCGTGGACGCCATCGCCTCCGCCGTGGAGGGCGCGCGCGCCGGGCACGAGATCGTCGGCGTGGGCATCGGTGCGGCCGGTTACGTCAACCGGCAGCGCTCGACGGTGTACTTCGCGCCGAACATCGACTGGCGCCAGGAGCCGCTGAAGGAGAAGGTCGAGGCCCGCGTGGGCCTCCCGGTCGTGGTCGAGAACGACGCCAACGCCGCCGCCTGGGGCGAGTACAAGTTCGGCGCCGGCAAGGGCCACCGCAACGTCATCTGCATCACGCTCGGCACCGGCCTCGGCGGCGGCATCATCATCGGCAACAAGCTGCGCCGCGGGCACTTCGGCGTGGCCGCCGAGTTCGGCCACATCCGGATGGTCCCGGACGGCCTGCTGTGCGGCTGCGGCTCGCAGGGCTGCTGGGAGCAGTACGCCTCCGGCCGTGCCCTGGTCCGCTACGCCAAGCAGCGCGCCAACGCCACCCCCGAGCACGCGGAGCTGCTGCTCTCGCTCGGCGACGGCACCCCCGAGGGCATCGAGGGCAAGCACATCTCCATGGCCGCCCGTCAGGGCGACCCGGTGGCCGTCGACTCCTACCGCGAGCTGGCCCGCTGGGCCGGCGCCGGCCTTGCCGACCTGGCCTCGCTCTTCGACCCGTCCGCGTTCATCGTCGGCGGCGGCCTGTCCGACGAGGGCGAACTGGTCCTCGACCCGATCCGCAAGTCCTACAAGCGCTGGCTGGTCGGCGGCAACTGGCGCCCGGTGGCCGACGTGATCGCGGCGCAGCTGGGCAACAAGGCGGGCCTGGTGGGCGCGGCGGACCTGGCGCGGGAGCCCGACCCGATCATGTGA